The nucleotide window ATTGTTCAGGCCATCGATATGAAGTCCCAGGAAAGGAATTTAGTGCATTCTGTGTACTCTACAGTTACATTTGGACATAACTAAACAAGACTCATTCTCTACAGATAATCAATTCCATTTCTTTGGCCGCAAAgagaggaagggaaaaaaacaggACATGCTAGTTTTTATCTTCAGCTCTACAAAACCCGCTGCACAGAAAGTTGAAAGAAGCATCAAGTCAGAACTTGGGTCATTTTGTTCCTGCAACTTCAATACCCAAGGGCCCTGCAAAACCTGCGGTCTTGAAGGAAGTTATTTGAACACAGCttgcatgtaacagttacatgcTGACATAACCAACATGAAACAAGTTAGCATCATTTTTATAAATCAACTTCAATATATCTCTACAAGATCCCTCTACCAGCCTTTCATATTTTTAAACAGACTGGAGGTACTGTATCTACCATACAATCCCAACAATAAGGCAGTTTAAAGGTGAAAACAGGAGTGGCCAagtccagtgctcaagggccaccaacaggtcaggttttaaaggatatccctgcttcagcacaggtggctcagtcattgacagactgattgaaccacctgtgctgaagcagggatatcctgaaagccttacctgttggtggcccttgagcactggagttggccctcCCTGTACCAGCGTATAAACACACACTAACAACCCCTTCTCCCACATGCTCTCAGCTAGATCTATTAAATCACAAGAAGCAAGTTGCTAAAAGAAAGAGAAACCATTGGAAGTTTgtcgtatatacacacacttcaaAAACGTACTTTTGTGCGTTTCGTGATTGTCACTCGTGTCCCTTACTGCAATATGCCATGGCACATTTTCCATATTATCAGGTGATCACTGGGGAGAAATTGTAACACTGCACACAATATCCACAAGCCCCAGGGGTATGATACAAATGCATCACATTACTGTACAACTCCTGGATCTCAGTAATACAAATGCTTCACAATACgaccagcacagaaggggttacaaTTGGGGTGCGATTCCATAGTAGGGCACATTGTATCATAACCCTGTCTTCTCGCTATAGGGTACTTCTGATAAGAGGCTTGCGACAATTGGATTCATGTATTTTCTCCCTGAATTTCATAGAATGATCTATAGGGCACCAAGGTACTCTGATGTCCAGACAGTTTGAGGTTTAAAATGGACAGCACCACTGGATCACATGTATCAGAAATTCAGGCACAAAATAAAGTGAAAGCACTCTGCTCGGTCACACCTTCACCATCATTACCTATCATCTGAGataagactccaaaagactgttcatggtccccaggctcaataaagtatccggccgttcctcctgctcttaccgtgcaccccgaaactggaacaacctaccagagactcttacatccaccaccagtttaagttctttcaaaactaaggctgtcacacatattaatctggtctgtaactgtttcatacgcctataacatatattatctctgtgcatgcaatgtcttgtatataatgtataccctgttgatttatgtaactgtatttgtaaccatgtatttgtcttaactctgtgcccaggacatacttgaaaacgagaggtaactctcaatgtattacttcatggtaaaatattttataaataaataaattacacacCTACAGAAatccttccagtgaacaaggtaGTGAGTGTCAGTTTGCATGCAATACATAAACATCTAGTTAGGGTTTAGAGACCCAAACATGAACCCACAATCACTTATCTCTTCCTTTCGTACCATCACTGTTTCTCCTTGTTTCCCCATTCAAGCCCTTTATCACTGGCTGCTCTTTCCCTCCCCATCACTCCCAACAGCTTTCCTCCCTCCATTCCCTTTAACTTTCCCTACCTCACACCccatccccctcctttcccccccatcccttctatCCCCGCTCCTTTCCCCCATCCCTTctatcccctctcctcacccGCCATCCCTttccccttaccctcctcaccccccgtcttcctctcctcaccccccgtcttcctctcctcaccccccgtcttcctctcctcaccccccgtcatcctctcctcaccccccgtcatcctctcctcaccccccctcttcctctcctcaccccccctcttcctctcctcaCCCGCAGACTCCCCCGTGTTGATCCAGTCCGGGTTGGCGATACTGGCGATGGCAAAAATATCCGCGGCCAGAAACAGACATCCTGAGATGATGGTCAGCTTATCCATATCTTTCCCCCCCGCCGCTGGGCCTCACGGTGCCCACTTCCcggtgagacggagggggggAGATCCCTCCGCGCCAACAACACAATCCCCGGCCAGCGCTGAGAACGGGCCGGACACTCTGCCCCGGAAGTCAAACCCCCCTTCTCCCACTTAGTCCCGGAAGTAAACTCTGCTCTCTCCAAACGTGACACTACCGCGTCGTCTCCTCCCACACCCTCGTTGCTACGGAAGCCGGCAGTCTCCCATTCTGCCTAGCAACAGCGAGAGGTTAGCCGTGAGGAGGATCCTGCTCTGTGCAGTGGCGCGCGCCCAGTGTTTTCTTTCACATTAATGTCATTTCTGGATGTACTgtaattacagtatacagtaccccATGTTATATACTAGCTCTATCaaatataagatatatataataagatatatactgtatataatacagggcgtgtatatgtgtgtgtatgtgtatatatatataatatatatatatatatatatatatatatatatatatatatatatatatatataaaacacacaatgtAGCGCTAAAGATAGAATAATAGTGAATTAACTGTGCAACTCTATATTAATAATGATAAAATAATGGTGTGATATTTAAGATATAATTGCTATAAACTTAGTAATATATAATCCATAAGATAATAGTGTATACACCCAAAAAGAATATAAAGTCCAAATGATTTCCACTTGGTGGGTTTTCAGAGAGGTGATGTttccaacatacatacatacatacatacatatagcaactgtaaatattactgtatgctcatttgcatgtcttagacaggtctgcaaccctgtctttccccattatcacccagcatacagcgcttccactgcagcaaggatttctgggaaatgacatgcaaatgagcactcagtaccaccttttgtctcaagcttgtattacacaagcaaatcctcaagccaatgcatgctgttttaaacacagcttttagacagaggctgggatgagatgcaaagccattaaacccactcacagacatgtttcaaccttgatgggtatcatcagtgtgaggttggttgtaatggctaagatggttttgagactatagactaggtaatcaccacaattattaaggttatggtgggtaaaaaaagtgacaaaaaccctccacagtaaagcataaagcaactgtaaatattactgtatgctcatttgcatgtcttagacaggtctgcaatcctgtctttccccattatcgcccagcatacagcgcttccactgcagcaagggattatatatatatatatatatatatatatatatatatatatatataaatcagcccttgtcgatccactgcttgTTGAAGGCCTCCCCCAATTAACTTTACTAGCTAGTGAAGACACAAGTATTGTACCATttggtgtgcctgctttttttaaCCTTTATAGATAGTACAGTTTAGTGCGTTAGCAGCAGCACCCCCTCCATCTTTCGGATTATTACtgttattgtatagcctggctcCTTtactatatttatatacatataaataaaatgttgattgTATTACTTTACAAAAAGCATGAATAAAACAACAACGGCTGCAATGAGTTGGCTGTAGTGTAAGCGCAATTGCTCTGGGTGGCGTGTAGGTATAAAGGAAAGATCACGAGTTACTAAAAGTTAAAATTCACTTTAATAATAACGTTTTTATATAGCGTAGTGCTGTACATAGACTATTGCAGGCACAGTGAGAAAATAATATCATTGTTggtggctgaggcacagggagagaaagtGATATACATATTCCCAGAGTCACAAGAAGAAAAGACTGAGATTCAAATGGGTTTATTTCCTTCTGTTTAGCTGCCCTATTCCTTTTAGAAGCTAAAGAAAAATTAAAGCTGCAAACAccccaaaatgttttttttattctggCTTAACTGAACCAGGAGGTCCTACTGAGCTGATCCGTGGTACCCCCGATATCCAATCGTTTTAATGTTGTGTCCTTTATTTGAGAAAACTCCCCAAAAATGTAAAACATGACAGCGGGGGTCACCCATACAAAGCTGCGACGTCATCTCAaaatgacattgcagctttctattggctgccggattccattttgtttcccctgagcaAGTATTTGGTTATTGCGTAATAGAGATTTATATTTCTCCCTAAAGGTGAAGACAATACCTTTTAATGGTCTACCAAAAGAATCACAAGCAACGTATATGATGGTGCATTTCTTGCCAATTTTGGGGAGTGTGGTTCGTGTCCTTTCTGTATTGGCAGTATATTCAGTGGAAGGAAATTCATAGGATTCACTCATCAGCTGTCTTAGCACCTTAATTCCCCATTTCTACCTTATGCACGGAAAATCTAATGGAGAAAACAGACTGCATCACCGAGCCCAACAATTACAGCCGCAGATCATTAGTGCACACTAACGCTTTATAAACCCCAGTGCAACAATCACGAATAGATACATCTGTAGCTTGGAAGGAATTTTCCTATTGATTATTACTGCGGTTAATGGGCAGTGGGGAACGGTGCCACACAAAATCAAACAGCGTGCAGCTTGTTCATTTCCATGAGAGTCCCTAGATTGTTATTAAGTGCAAGTTTAAGAGGTAACATAATTGCGTGTGCACCCAAGCAGTGTCTAACATGGGCAGTACTCtccattataataataatattaactttatttatatagcgcttttcttccaaatgggactcaaagcgcttcacagttacaaaaagagaaaaataagaaaacatttaaggtcgggtgaccagacgtcccagtTTTTTATTACTTTTTCCCGGGGcacaacttttctttttttttaaatgtcccgtttttttctgacGCTTACACGGCTCGCAAGCGCCCATCGTGCATGCGCAAGAGCAGGCGGCAAGTGCTGAACGCATATGCGCAGCCAGCAAACccccattgcgcatgtgcagccgGCAAGTTGCCAGCCGCTCGTGCGAATGCGTGATGGGTGCTTGCCGTTTGCGCCTGCGCAAAATTTGTCTCGGGGAAAATATTGTCACCctcatttaaggttataaaagagaccaaacacaaggaaagatacaatacaggatgggacggtactgtagctatAAATAgtcggacaggttgtggttcattaatttaATTCCTGGGTAAGCAGGTAGGTCGTGACCCTATTttttatagattcccagagagtGAGCCTCTCgcactgtacgaggcagactgttgcaaagagtgggagcagcgtggctaaaagctcgggcgccaaaggaggtcacagggattctgggaactgttaggagttaAAGCAATGGAAAGTATTTCTGTTACCATTCGAATCTTCCAGGCTTCTACATTGTAAACTGTCCTTTCTGTTTTAGAGTCACGACCAAACCTTTCCAAGTATTTGCATGAATATATTGGTTGATCTGCATACGTACTGTATTTCCGGTCCCATTCTTTTGGTATTTCGCTGCTAACATGCTTATGTGGTCATTGGATCCTGTTGGGCTTCCCAGGTCAACAgcatcaggtaggcaggcttcgtAAATCGCTGAGATACCGTGTGGAGAGTCCTGTGTGAAGGCAcagccacatacagtatatgagagGGACAACGTCACCGTGTAACTTACCCTAACTATCGGTCACAAGAGACATTAAGGGACAATTTACTAGGATTCTTCACGAAAACGTATATTTTTTGGCGCATGGTAAACTTATTTTAAATTGCATTTGTGTGCACTTATGTACTGACCTGATATGTCTCCATCTGCACCGGCAGCgtcgcaataaaaaaaaaatgtcacttTCTTTGGCGCACAAAAATGAATTGCGTTAGGTGTTCCGATGTGAATGGTATGTCCTAAACcaggggtgtcaaactcagtcaaaatcagtggctcaggtgactcagtctttgactgagccattgattgagccacctgtgctgaagcagggttatccgtaaaaccgggcctgttggtgacccttgagtacTCAGTTTGACACCCCCTGTACTAAAAAAATGATGTTTCTGTTCACTGAAAAAGGAAGAGAGCGCGTGCAGATCATCGGCCACGTTCAACTTGTTTTAAACCGTTAAAAGTCTGCTAATATTGGGTAGAATTAAGCTGCTATGTTtcaacccaaaaatgtatttgatgcagcgTGGATATTTTATTGTATAGGTAAccaacattttatattttcacagtatggcgactataaataatattacattaaTTATACACGGATCATTTGTATTAACTAACACTACTTACACATACAAAATACACATATTTAAAATTGGATTAaccaggtattcaacatgacccAACCCACGGCGTATTTCCAGATCCGACACCCCATGGCACTTACCTGGTGTGGCTTTAATACCAATCcgggctgcaactgcaggctaggccctgcgcaggagtttaaccccaacactgcctgttcctatcaggacttatagtgttgaggccagtagaaggctatagccaggggcacttggctacacatacacacattaattaaaagcacaggggattgcTCCAATACGTGAAAATAGTACTATTCCTGTTGCTAAAAAAGTGCATGTTTTTTTAATGACAGCAGATAATGAAAGAAGAATTAGATATTGGGTGAAAGGAGTTTACTTACAAAGCTGAGTTTCTTTATCGTTAGTATGATGTTTGTGAGAACCAAAATAAGTATTTATTTATGAGAAAAATTTGCAATTTCAGATGGACTGGCTCAATACTGTGAATAAAAGGGAACAGCGTACATAAAAATGACTTATAACAGCAATATTGTGCAGATTAACTTGATACCCTGGAGCACAATCAATATATAAAGGAAATGTGAACTCCATGTGAACTTGGGATGAATGCTCTGGttacctatgtatgtatgtatgtatgtatgtatgtatatatgtatatctttatttatatagcgccaactatgtacatacactggcgacacactttattcgagctcggctagtcccacgaattcgggtatacccaggtgtattgaggtttgtgactgttttctgcccgagtgcattgagttattttccaagccgggattgaagcattttattccagctggctgcaatactgcacagtatatatatatatactgcattacaattcatgaatttatgccatctggtagacacgcgaagcattgcagcctattaaatcctaatcattatcatttaacagatcagccacccatcagccaggcatgaacccaggctgggaaggcaaatgcaacggggcttgtcagaggtgaggagcggcgcattccaggtatctgccaggtacataccgggtatttgctcggataaagtgtgtcggtgcagtactgtagtgcttcacagcagtaatacaaggaACATCGTAATATAACAAATAATGGGAATAAGAGcgtgagacataaaagtaacattagggaaaggaggccctgtcccgaagagcttacaatctaattggtaggtaggaagaacgtacagagacagtaggacggtgttctggtaagtgcgtctgcagggggccaaggtcggTGAATGATGTTTATAATATCCGCCATGGAGCTACCTATGTGTTTCATTaaaaaggtgggtcttaaaggtggatagagaaggtgccagtcagataatgaggggaagggcattccagaggtgtggggcagtgtgagagattttaggcgggagagggctttagatacaaaaggggtagtgagaagacatccttgagcagaaagcaagagtTGGGGCGGTGTATTAGGGCttaaatgtaaggaggggcagaggattgTAAAGCCTTAAAATTGAGGATGAGAATTATGTGTGTAAtacgggatttaataggaagccaggagagggacttCAGCAGGGGTTTGATTGAaggggagacatgtgagaggcaggatggccggacagaaggttacaatagtcgacaGGAAAGAATGAGGGCtggtgttagagttttagcagtagagcgacagaggaaagggcgtatctttgcagtgttacggaggaaaaaatgacaggttttagctatattgtgaatgtgagggaggagtccagtgtgacacctaagcagcgtgcttgagaTACTAGGTGTATGATAGCACTGCCAACAGTAATgcagaagggggcagtagggccaggcttgggaggaagtatgaggagctttgtCTTTGGCATGTTAATTTGAGTCGACGGAgaaccatccaggatgatatagaggagaggcattcagagactttggtctgtgcCTCAGTTTAGCCAACTGTAATTAGAGCAGGGCTTTTCAACCGGAGTTCCTAGGAGCTGTTGGGTTCCACGGGAAGTCTTAAAGGGgttcctgcaattttcaggtcatttgaaaattgtaccaaatacagaagaatgtacaatgtatctgatctcagacgcactattttTTTacggagggttggggttccttacaatgcatccgatatcagacacgctattagagagggttggggttccttacaatgcatccgatatcagacacgctattagagagggttggggttccttacaatgcatccgatatcagacacgctattagagagggctggggttccttacaatgtatctgatctcagacgtgctattagagagggttggggttccttaaaatgcatctgatctcagacgtgctattagagagggttggggttccttacaatgcatctgatctcagatgcgctattagagagggttggggttcctaacaatgcatctgatctcagatgcgctattagagagggttggggttccttacaatgcatccgatatcagacgcgctattagagagggttggggttcttcagaatgtcacaatataattatagggttccttaaccaaaaaaaggttggacaccaCTGAACTAGATAATATAAGAATACTGTCCCTCTTATCATGCAGACCAGAAACATGCTGCCTGTGACTACACCCCAGAGAGAGCGGCATTAATCCTTATTAACTAGCACATTAAAATGGACCATGCAGAACGTTTCGGAACTGGAAGAATATTATGATCATTAATAAACTTTGTTGTTGGCAACGTGCTTCAGGCTGCTAATGCAATAAAGATATATTTTGTACATCAACCGCATAGTAATGATATGTTAATAAATGTTGGACTCTACATTATTGTGTGTTACAGGATTACTGTCATTGCAGGAGACACATTCAGAACATACCTTAAGCATTTCAGTAAAGACCGATCTCCGCATGGAAAGCCAGGGCTTAGGAATGATCATTATACAATCTGGACCATACCTTCAAATAGCAAATATAATAGAAAATGGTTCAGCAGCAATGAATGGAAAGCTGAGAGCAGGTAATATATGTGGCGACCCTGTGGATTTCACTAATATGGACGTGAGGCTCCCTGCTAGTGCCTTGTTAGAACCTGGAGAAAAACTATGCATGAGAAAGAGGGGGATACAATCTGAAATGTCAGAATACAATGAAGGTAAAATGGAGAGGGTTTCCCTTCCTCGGCTACCTGACACCAAGGGCCAAGGGTGAAAGAAAGACttgacttaaagcagcaatacaggtttcattctttttttctttgttacaggattgaagcagggagtcttcaAAGCTGATCCACgctaatttcagctcaggggaccccctgcttccagagatattagattgcaagctcctcggagcagggactcctcttccttaatgttacttttatggctgaagcacttattcccatgacctgttatttatatgatttgttatttatatgattacaacatttattactactgtgaagcgctatgtatatttatggcgctatataaataaagacatacaatacaatatatacctcCGTAGCAGTGCTGTTATCTGTGTGCAGTTTAAAGCCCCATGTCATGCGGGCCactaggaagccgcaccgggtgacatcatggcttcctatcgGCCCACGGGCTGCCTATATGTTAGGCACACTATTTCCCTGCCTAGATAGATACCGGCACCTCTACAGAAGTAAGtttctctggaagcaaggggtccccggagctgaaattaacacagtttagCTCTGGTTCAATCCTGCCATTAAACAAAAATACACCCGTATTGCTGATTTAGTATGAATAtgttacatttttacatttaggcCCCAAAAGCACAGTATATTTCCAAGAATGCACAATACATATTTGAGCTTTAAACTGAAACATCTTAAACATCCCCTGTGGGGTGCAGTGATGTTACAAATAAGTTGTTTTCCTTACAGGGGACATTCTGGTACAAATAGGACATGATAATGTCTTGGACAGCAACCTACTGGAACTCCAACGTCTATTACGGAAAGTTGCCATTGGTACTGATCTCAAAATAATGGTGTACAGGGATCTTATTAAGCTACCCAAAGATTGTGATACATGGGATGAGACACCACCAGAAACAGCAGAAGAAGCAACAGAATAGTAAGTCATATGCAGAAGTTTCCACAGGACGTCCATGCTCATTGTCTATATTTGGTCAGGGGGACTTTAAGTGTgataatatagaaaatatattgaTTTTCTGTAATATAGAAGGCATCGTAGGGATTTGAAGACGGTGACACAACTGATTTAAACAAGTCACTAACGCTGGGGGAAAAAAGTTTAAATATAGGAAGCCAGGCAGCTCTTTTTTTAGGACTCGTTCTCTGTGGCAAgtcttctcggaaccacagaaatAATTTGGTAGGGGGCCTTACACGGAAATATACCAGCTATTCTCTTTCTGTATTGTAGCCCACCAGTCAGCATTGATTATTACAGCTCAACAAGCAGTGAAGAAGAAGATGAGGACTTTTCCCCTGGCGCATCATCCGAAGGTGGAATGGGTGTCCGAGTGTTTAGCGTTGGCATAGACATAGGATATGACATCATGCTTCATCATCATAACATCAGACATTAGTATAAAACTACATAGcattaataataaactttaaCGCAGTATTTTTGATAATCCTTCGTTCTTCAAAGCTGATATAATTAAAATTGTGTCTATATGTGGATATAGGTAGCTTGATTTACATGTATGGTAATAGAACTGGGAACTGAGTTGGGTATAGctgtaaaaaaacaaagagaaaggtTACCAAGTAAGGAAAAAGTAAACGCTAGTCCATATCTAAGTTGTTGagtaatgttttttttgtgtACCAATAAACTCTAATGTTGCATCAAGGGTCTAACATTTTGTAAGATTTTTCCATATAGATTATGAGACATACAGGTCGATGTCGCCATTCTTGCAATTTCTCATGCTATAgaccagaggtgctcaactccagtcctgcagCACCCTCaagaggccaggttttcaggacatccctgcttcagcacaggtggctcaattagtcccagcttgagcacaggtggctctgtcagtCCCTGCAgaatgagcccctgattgagccacctgtgctgaagctgggatatcctgaagacctgacctgttggggggaggcttgaggacgtgttgagcacccctgctatagaccACCAGCTTTCAATCATAGGGGTTCTTCCAACCACCAGCTATGAGTGACTTTTCTGCCGGCAAAAGGTGATTAAGTTGTTTAGTAGCTCCGTAGAGCAGGAATGATTTCTGCCCAGTTGTGTAGAAGAGGACAGTCAACgtgtacatttttatatatgtcactactattattctttttttgtaatcttttttatttttggacACCACCATCCAAAGTGGAAGAAATCGTCCGTAGTGCTGCACATCTTCCAGCAAATGTCTGATACCTCAGGATATATTTTAGACAATGATACTAGTGTTttaataatacagctcaaccccgttataacgcgatccgctacaacgcaaatccgcttataacgcgatgtaagcgtggctcccaattttcgtatttatgaatactttacaacacgattattggtgtcttaaatactttattgtacaatgcatacaattgtacattatttctaacgcgatccgcttataacgcaatgtgattatttggaccccaagcacagcgttataagggggttgagcggtACTGTCATTTTTTGGGGGCATGGTTAGGTTTAATCCGAAAGCTCTCTTACACGCACGATCATTGAATTCATCTCCGTATATTAACAAATATCTGCTTATGTTCAATACAAAAAAAGCTTGGAGATCAGTGAGGAAAAATCTCAACTTGGACAGGGAAATCTCTGAGCTTTCACACATCCAAGGAAACCCAGACTTCCAAGCAGGGATAATCCATCATCCTTTCTATGTCTGCAAAGATATGGGGTAAGCTGATATTTCTCAGTTATTAACTAAAGATGGAAAACTGTGTGAATCCTTTGAGAATCTACAAAGGCATTTAGCATAcatcaaaagttttttttttttttttttgcatttttag belongs to Ascaphus truei isolate aAscTru1 chromosome 11, aAscTru1.hap1, whole genome shotgun sequence and includes:
- the PDZD9 gene encoding PDZ domain-containing protein 9 isoform X1, with translation MLMWSLDPVGLPRSTASGLLSLQETHSEHTLSISVKTDLRMESQGLGMIIIQSGPYLQIANIIENGSAAMNGKLRAGDILVQIGHDNVLDSNLLELQRLLRKVAIGTDLKIMVYRDLIKLPKDCDTWDETPPETAEEATEYPPVSIDYYSSTSSEEEDEDFSPGASSEGGMGVRVFSVGIDIGYDIMLHHHNIRH
- the PDZD9 gene encoding PDZ domain-containing protein 9 isoform X2, coding for MNALVTYETHSEHTLSISVKTDLRMESQGLGMIIIQSGPYLQIANIIENGSAAMNGKLRAGDILVQIGHDNVLDSNLLELQRLLRKVAIGTDLKIMVYRDLIKLPKDCDTWDETPPETAEEATEYPPVSIDYYSSTSSEEEDEDFSPGASSEGGMGVRVFSVGIDIGYDIMLHHHNIRH